A window of Misgurnus anguillicaudatus chromosome 3, ASM2758022v2, whole genome shotgun sequence genomic DNA:
actagggggcactgaccaaacaataaattgtgactcaggtcttgattgtgatgacacccaccaaatttggtgtaaatacgataaagagatgcagagatatagcttcaaatgtcttgaccactagggggcgccgaaaagtttacaagtcctcccagaacatgttgctgatgaaccataccaagtttcataacaatacgcaattgcgtttctgaaatacttgaacttaaagaaaaaaatcaaaatggccgacacacaaaatggccgaccaaaaaccatttggtatcgtttgactcggcatgcctcacgaaatctaacaagaccagttctataattttacattcaagtttgcagtagttataagcaaaaatagacattttttatatctcgtgaccagtagggggcagtgtgacaaaACGgtacatgcaccctcaggtcatcactgttatgacatataccaagtctcatatgaatacacaaaagttttgcgaagatacaggctcaaacacattttggcgtgctcaccctcgcattctttgatgcgttatacgacaacggataggtctaccgaaaagcttttgataactttttgtctagagtgtctctagatgatgcataccaaaaatcaagccaatcacacgagcgctctaggaggagttcgaaaaggtaggtgttcaatataattcaaaatggccgacaggaagtaggtttgactcagacatatttggtacagtcggactcagcatgagccaaggaatcaatagagtgaagtcttatgtcagtgtagcaatttaatcaaatgatataaagattttaaaaaatttatttacatatcctgaccactaggtggcgccgtcctaaagatttataggtgcgctcagaacatgtcactgattaaccatgccaaatttcgtagcgatacgccattctgtttgtgaaatactgaacttaatgagaaaattcaaaatggccgactcccaaaatggccgaccgaaaaccgtttggtatcgtttgactcggcatgcctcaaggaatctaacaagaccaccttcatgattttagactcaagtttgaagtagttataagcgaaaataggcatttttcgaatctcgtgaccactaggtggcgctgtgacgaaacgttgcaggcaccctcaggtcatgactgtaatgacatataccaagtttcgtgtcgatacaatgaagttttgcgaagatacggcctgacgtccgttttggcgtgctcgccgccttgtatgttgtcactgtatacgagaacgcattggtctatcaaaaagcttttgataactttttgtctggggtgtctctagatgctacataccaaaggacatgcaaatcggacgaacgctctaggaggagttcgaaaaagtaggttttacggaaaattcaaaatggcggaaagatttgcatgacacaaatgacatcaacgtgtgcaattgaatcatcacgagcaaaggattcagaggaaacaggaaattagtttctaggactcacgggtcagaagttatgagcatgaacataagtggatttttcgactgttggtggcgctagagggtttgagtcagacacaccaatgttgctatagtaacttctgagactgtcctctacatgtgtgccaaatttcataactttcctacgtacggttctatgggctgccattgacttcaatggcggaagaacaagaaactgaataataataagaaaactaacagaaacaataggtgtctacgccacttcgtggcttgacccctaaatattaaataacggtggtgttttcctttaacatcaaGTGATTTCTTCTCAAAATTTTGATGATGTCTAAGCTGACATTGACCGTATTGTACTTTCTCATTGGGTTCAGATGGTAAAGGCCATCCAGGTGTTGCGGATTCACCTGCTGGAGCTGGAGAAGGTGAACGACCTGTGTAAAGATTTCTGCAGCCGCTACATCGCCTGCCTCAAGACCAAGATGAACAGCGAGACTCTGCTCAGCGGGGAGCCAGGAAGCCCCTATTCCCCAACACAGACACAGGTACGTGCAGATATACCGTAGTCTTCACAAAGTCCCTTTACCGagaaaataaatgttgtttgtttatgtacTCCTCTCAGCTCCCAAGCTCCTTCTCTGGAGCTGTGAGTCCTCAAGGTATCGTAGTGCCTGCGTCGGCTCTACAGCAGGGCAATGTTACGGTTACTGCTGTAAACCCAACACAAGTGGTGacaggtgtgtgttttttacattttgacatCTTGTATCAGTCATTTGAACGTACAGTATATTAACGGTgtacatgttgtttttgtatgtCGAGGTGGTACTGTATATCAGCCCGTGACGGTCGTTACTCCGCAGGGGCAGGTGGTCACGCAGACTCTGTCACCTGGGACAATACGTATACAGAACTCACAGGTGAGAGACGTCtcttaataaacacatttgttgaTTGGATGCAGGTCTCTGATAAGATGATGGCTCTTTAAACAGGATTTAGATGTAAAAAAAGCAACatcaatattttttgttatttggaTGTGCTGATACGTTCAGTAAATGTGAATTTTGTTGCTGGTCATTTGTTGTTTTGCCATATTACAATGATACGAGATGATTGGCATTAGCAGATTGGATTATGTTACAGGATTATTAGCATGTAACGCAAATtgttttgtgtccgtatggttcaagtaaatgtaaaagggttaaaatttcaaaataaattcaaaGGTTACTagcatacattttcttttttgaggaccaaatctaaaaattatttttgttttcattttgaaagaatctttgagggataattgcaaaaatgtcaatgtggtgtaaccggtctgtgtcaattgctgtaactagtatttttttaaatgaaaatataaatatattcatagaaaatgtggaataaaatataatcatctagtttattgtaatatgatttttttacatacatttttacatcatgtgtcaaagattatttagaaaacagagctgttttttaGCATAGtaaggacaaatattacaaaaacgcattaaaatttacattaagaaataattaataaaattatatttttaaatgattttttttattgatgatTTTGCTTACATGCCTTCAAGGTGGATAGAATATtatatttctctttttttttttggcgcAATTtgtggttacaccatttgacatttttaggtccattcagtcttaactttcataaaaatgccTATTATTGCAtacaattaacataaatacaatatGTGCATtgaataaacctgatgcatgcttttaaaacaagctttttaaaaagatttttgaatttctcatcttgccaaaccgtttttgtcactgacccacacacacccacaccctggttttcatatttaataGGGACTTTCCATATAGGCATAATGacttatactgtacaaactgtatccACTTGTCTTAACCCAACACCCTAACCCttacaaaaaacttttagcatttttacattttcagatAAACATAATTTAGTTAGATTTgttttcctcatggggaccaaTGTTTCCacaataatttataatttaataagGACATCTGAATTTGCCGAATTTAGCCAAACCTGTACACAGACATTATTGACAGTTGTATTTGTTTGCCTACAGCTTCAGCTGCAGTTGAACCAGGATCTGAGTTTTTTCAGTCAGGACGACAGCTCATCTAAGGCCAAGAGAGGCATTCTGCCCAAACACGCCACTAATGTCATGCGATCTTGGCTCTTCCAGCACATTGGCGTAAGTCCTTCACAACTGCACAAATTTTACACACCAAAACTATTCACACTAAGTATTTAGGTTAATATTCGCTGCAATTTGttacttttagaaggatctcttgacagaaatgcaatataatatgcataactatattattagtggtgtacataatgaactgtattgttttattagcTTTGAATGagtcgtttttatctacatacaccgcgggtccccttagatgaaagtcgccgtcatgtttctacagtagccctaaacagacaaactgttcaACAGAGTGCATTtcatccctacgttgtctcagacaacgACATGTTCACTGTcttgtggcagctaccgtagcttctcattgcgtttcgaaattgattttggttgcaattcccagtctcaccgctagatgccactaaaaaccCCACATTAGAAAATACAGTCCTCAGAGATGTGTAAAACAAAAGAAGCCAGGACTCGTACTTGGGTCGACAAAAGCGCGTCTGCGCTATGTGTCGGATAACTGCCCACTAAACCAGTAGCTCCgacaaaaagttatatttttatgtaatatttttCACCTAATTTAAGATCAGATCTTATGTCTTTTCCTTTCAGCACCCTTATCCTACAGAAGATGAGAAGAAACAGATTGCCTTGCAGACCAACCTGACCCTCCTTCAAGTTAACAACTGGTGTGTTTTAAGAATAAAGTATAAAAGACGCATCCTGATATTCCGATTGCTTAGTGTACATATGAATAACCTCCCAATTTTCTCAGGTTTATTAATGCACGAAGACGGATCCTCCAGCCCATGTTGGATGCCAGCTCTTCAGACACACCCAAGAACAAAAAGAAGACGCCCCAGACACGCCCCCTTCAGCGTTTCTGGCCCAACTCCCTCGCCTCCTCCGTCTCCCAGCAAGAAGTTACCATGGAAGACGGTGCGACCGATACCACAGAACACCACAGATTAGAAACATTTatgttatctcgtcaattaagagaaaacatttgcattaaaaacatgttcctgatgaggttttatgttaatctgtaataccgcgattatccactagatggcacacttacccaatttataaaaaactgaaggaaacattatttactaattttaaactctgtgtatgttttgataatcgttctgaatctgatctcttacaaaattccttcacaaaaaaaaattcaattatttcaggtttttgctaaaaaaaagtattttttaagaaaaatacttatatttaagagtttataagcagagaaaaaaaatatagataggatgaaacttttttccagttttgtttgtttgtttgaaagcagaggctatgttctttcatttgatatatttgtatgtttatttatttttaaaagaaaattttcctggaaggcattttgtgaaacttgtgaaaatcacaaaaatgctggcgggcaacttaaaaaaaaatggctggcggggaatgagttaaaagtaaattgttCCTGCTCAGCTAGCTAGCTAACATAGTTTGTGTAGTGTCATGTGACATAGTGTGTAGTGTCATCCTATTGAAAAAGACATTCAGGAATCCCATAAGGAATAAAAATCTCAATTTTAATATCTTCATTATTTCTCCTAGACAGCAAAGAGATTAAATGGATACGGTGAGCCTAACTCAAACTAAATTTTGAACGGATTTAGATTTTTAGTGAACTGTCTGGACATCTGGACACACCTCATGAAACCGAGACTGTCTGAAGTAGACAGATGTGTTTGATCATCCTACCAAATCCCAATTATGCGCATTACATAATTCATAATGTGAGGTTGTAGATGCATTATGTCTAATTATATAATTGCAGCAATTAGCATAAATTAAAGGTAATGCTTGCTTGTTTTATATCATACTCAGGTACCACCGTAACAGTAGGTGTGGGGGAGGACGGCCTGCAGACGCTCACATCAGATGGAGCAACGCTGGCCATGCAGCAGGTCATGATGGGAGGTCACAGCGAGGACGACGATGAAGACGACGACGAAGATGACGACGACAGCGATCCTTCTCACTCCGACCTGACCAGGCTGGGCCTGGAGACCAGCGACTCACTGTAGTAGGACTGAACAATtgaacatgcacacacaaacactcatTTAGGATCATTTAAGAGCACTAAGGTGGAGAAattaaagaaagagagagagagagacacacctCGGCTGATTTGTTGAAGGTTCCTACATACTTTCTCAAGTTGTCAAACAGCGAGAAACGGCTTAAAGCCACACACAAAGTGAAAAGCACAAGCACGCAGTCAAAATCTCTCACAGGCATCATTTCAATCGCAAGAACTGCGACGCAGTTAGCCGAGTGCACTTTTTGTATAATAGTGTAAACTAAAGCATTCAAAGCACAGTTTAAAAGAAGCTATAGGGAAAATGTCAATGCTGAATGATGATTTGGCTGTATTTATCGGTTTTATGACAATGAGATGTCGTCTCTTGCATGCCTGTGTTTGCGTTCATTACCAGGCACTCGGAAAAGAAGGAACTATTTTTATAGTACAGTGTCAAAAATGATCGTGCcaatttttcttttgttttgctCTGGTTTGCAATGTTTTGTAAGGagtatttatgtataaaaaagacaaaaaatcgACTTTTAATGTGGTCGCCCTGTTTTTTGGGGTTTCGGATTGCGGAAACTACTTAGTACAAAGTACAAAGAAAGAGATTTTGCAAAGTTATCCACTGAAGGCCAAGACTCGAAAgccttacatttttacatttctaatGTGAGACGTTGCGAACATCACATCGAACTGACCAGCGATGTCACTTCCTGTGCAATCGAGATGAAAGTGAGAATTGCTTGCCAGGTTGTGATCATATTTATGACATTT
This region includes:
- the pknox1.2 gene encoding homeobox protein PKNOX1, which translates into the protein MMTSPSVSMEDYQEAEQMQVGEKAEERLEEEEEETGEEEGSSALSEPQTPMEVYKTAIYRHPLFPLLALLFEKCEQSTQSSDCVTSASFDVDIENFVRNQEKEGKAFFSEDPDLDNLMVKAIQVLRIHLLELEKVNDLCKDFCSRYIACLKTKMNSETLLSGEPGSPYSPTQTQLPSSFSGAVSPQGIVVPASALQQGNVTVTAVNPTQVVTGGTVYQPVTVVTPQGQVVTQTLSPGTIRIQNSQLQLQLNQDLSFFSQDDSSSKAKRGILPKHATNVMRSWLFQHIGHPYPTEDEKKQIALQTNLTLLQVNNWFINARRRILQPMLDASSSDTPKNKKKTPQTRPLQRFWPNSLASSVSQQEVTMEDGTTVTVGVGEDGLQTLTSDGATLAMQQVMMGGHSEDDDEDDDEDDDDSDPSHSDLTRLGLETSDSL